A genomic region of Acidimicrobiales bacterium contains the following coding sequences:
- a CDS encoding helix-turn-helix domain-containing protein — protein sequence MVTPKVDAELVLQGRALGDPTRHHIFRYIAEAGRPVGVAELTADVKLNHNAVRQHLAVLREAALVVEEVEERDRPGRPRLMYRIAPEVEGSWGTRGPLDFLAQALAEAISTNASPYDVGRRLGRERAAELAPELEVADRAELLEEEMARRGFRPTAKDRPTRLELSLHHCPFASVAETNPEVVCELHRGVMDGLCEGLGDLEVTEFTPRRNRRQVCRVAAQVGTG from the coding sequence ATGGTTACGCCCAAGGTAGACGCTGAGCTGGTCCTGCAGGGCCGGGCCCTCGGCGACCCAACCCGTCACCACATCTTCCGCTACATCGCCGAAGCCGGGCGACCCGTGGGCGTGGCTGAGCTGACCGCAGACGTCAAGCTCAACCACAACGCCGTGCGCCAGCACTTGGCCGTGCTGCGCGAGGCGGCCCTGGTGGTGGAGGAGGTCGAGGAGCGCGACCGCCCGGGACGGCCCCGGCTGATGTACCGCATTGCCCCCGAGGTCGAAGGCAGCTGGGGAACCCGCGGCCCCCTCGACTTCCTGGCTCAGGCCCTGGCGGAGGCCATATCCACCAACGCCTCCCCCTACGACGTCGGTCGCCGCCTGGGCCGAGAGCGGGCTGCCGAGCTGGCCCCCGAACTGGAGGTGGCCGATCGCGCCGAGCTGTTGGAGGAGGAGATGGCTCGTCGCGGCTTTCGCCCGACGGCCAAGGACCGGCCGACCCGGCTCGAGCTCTCCCTGCACCACTGCCCGTTTGCCTCGGTGGCGGAGACGAATCCAGAGGTCGTCTGCGAGCTGCACCGAGGGGTCATGGACGGCCTTTGCGAGGGGTTGGGAGATCTGGAGGTGACCGAGTTCACCCCGCGGCGCAACAGGCGCCAGGTGTGCCGGGTCGCTGCCCAGGTCGGGACCGGCTAG
- a CDS encoding WhiB family transcriptional regulator, whose translation MGADRRAVGWRDHRWRRRAACAGLGAEHFVFDDASGSPALMEAVARAKAICADCPVRSACLEFAIATRQEGIWGATTTVERRVLRRRRRRQQAESVARAELDVGVDQARGSATRSGAGP comes from the coding sequence ATGGGCGCTGACCGCCGGGCGGTCGGGTGGAGGGACCATCGGTGGCGACGGCGCGCGGCCTGTGCGGGGCTGGGGGCCGAGCACTTCGTGTTCGACGACGCCAGCGGCTCCCCGGCCCTCATGGAGGCGGTCGCCCGGGCCAAGGCGATCTGCGCCGACTGCCCGGTGCGCTCGGCATGTCTCGAGTTCGCGATCGCCACCCGCCAGGAAGGCATCTGGGGCGCGACGACGACCGTCGAGCGACGCGTGCTCAGGCGCAGGCGCCGCCGCCAGCAGGCCGAATCCGTCGCTCGGGCCGAGCTCGACGTCGGTGTCGACCAGGCACGCGGGAGCGCCACCCGGTCGGGCGCGGGCCCATAG
- a CDS encoding glycoside hydrolase family 15 protein, with product MTAQRWGRGGRPGIVEVAGGRALDLPLERYGLIGDSGTAALVSDAGSIDWLCLPRFDSAPVFSRLLDPAGGYFGLAPEGPFSATRRYLPGTAILATTFTTPSGRATVYDFFAARSAPAKRRSLWPFRYLVRRAVGEEGRVDLVAVVEPGPGFGRRRPRIERRGRRLLARSGGAALLCEATAPWEPTAGGGQARLPLRAGQRAHVSAAFSGRDLGVWPPVGDFAEEVFAETLAYWQNWAARAGGAPAAVLRSAITLKLLTYAPSGAVVAAPTTSLPEVAGGVRNWDYRYAWIRDASWSVSALYDLGYLAEARAFLFWATNAATLSLPRVRTMYGLYGTTLIREREVRRLRGYRASRPVRVGNAASDQLQLDNWGHLLNAALGYARRAGGLDAGVWSALRAMVGFVADNWHHPDQGIWEVRGAPQHFVHSKVMCWVALDRGVHLVEEFGLTGPAAAWAREADAVRAEVLDQGVDPDHGNLTRAFGDRSLDASLLLVPIVGFLPPDDPTITRTIERVRAELAEGDLVRRYATDDGLPGREGAFLACSFWLAQALGGAGGHQEAKRLFGAAAGRANDLGLLPEEIDPGTGAFLGNFPQGLSHIALIHAALALAAEDRHVKEPPGQHERPEGALVGGAAPGEGTVGLLGPHQGRPAGPDAGKERP from the coding sequence GTGACGGCGCAGCGATGGGGCCGCGGTGGCCGGCCCGGGATCGTGGAAGTCGCAGGGGGACGGGCGCTGGACCTACCGCTGGAGCGCTACGGGCTGATAGGTGACAGCGGCACCGCCGCCCTGGTGTCCGACGCCGGCTCGATCGACTGGCTGTGCCTGCCCCGCTTCGACTCCGCCCCGGTGTTCTCCCGGCTACTCGACCCCGCCGGCGGCTACTTCGGCCTTGCCCCGGAAGGCCCCTTCAGCGCCACCCGCCGCTACCTGCCGGGCACCGCCATCCTGGCCACCACCTTCACCACCCCGAGCGGACGGGCCACCGTCTACGACTTCTTTGCGGCCCGCTCCGCGCCCGCCAAGCGCCGGAGCCTGTGGCCGTTCCGGTACCTGGTGCGCCGGGCGGTCGGCGAGGAGGGCCGGGTCGATCTGGTCGCGGTGGTCGAGCCGGGCCCCGGGTTCGGCCGGCGGCGGCCCCGGATCGAGCGGCGGGGACGGCGCCTCCTCGCCCGCTCGGGCGGCGCGGCGCTGCTGTGCGAGGCGACAGCCCCCTGGGAGCCGACCGCCGGGGGCGGGCAGGCCCGCCTCCCGTTGAGGGCCGGCCAGCGGGCGCATGTGTCCGCGGCGTTCTCCGGACGGGACCTGGGGGTTTGGCCCCCGGTGGGAGACTTCGCCGAGGAGGTCTTCGCCGAGACGCTCGCCTACTGGCAGAACTGGGCCGCCCGGGCCGGCGGCGCACCAGCGGCGGTGCTGCGATCGGCGATCACCTTGAAGCTGCTCACCTATGCCCCCTCCGGTGCGGTGGTGGCCGCACCGACCACCTCGCTGCCCGAGGTGGCCGGCGGGGTGCGCAACTGGGACTACCGCTACGCCTGGATTCGGGACGCGTCGTGGTCGGTGTCCGCCCTCTACGACCTGGGCTATCTGGCCGAGGCCCGGGCGTTCCTGTTCTGGGCCACCAACGCCGCCACCCTCAGCCTGCCCCGGGTGCGCACCATGTACGGCCTCTACGGCACGACCCTGATTCGCGAGCGGGAGGTCCGCCGTCTACGGGGCTACCGGGCCTCCCGCCCGGTCCGGGTGGGCAACGCCGCCAGCGACCAGCTGCAGCTGGACAACTGGGGCCACCTCCTCAATGCCGCCCTCGGCTACGCCCGTCGGGCAGGGGGCCTCGACGCCGGGGTGTGGTCGGCCCTACGGGCCATGGTCGGCTTCGTGGCCGACAACTGGCATCACCCCGACCAGGGGATCTGGGAGGTCCGTGGCGCCCCCCAGCACTTCGTGCACTCCAAGGTGATGTGCTGGGTGGCCCTCGACCGGGGCGTGCACCTGGTGGAGGAATTCGGGCTGACCGGGCCGGCCGCCGCCTGGGCCCGGGAGGCCGACGCCGTGAGGGCGGAGGTGCTGGACCAGGGCGTTGATCCTGACCACGGGAACCTGACCCGGGCCTTCGGGGACCGCAGCCTCGACGCCTCGCTGCTGCTGGTCCCCATCGTCGGGTTCCTCCCCCCCGACGACCCCACGATCACCCGCACGATCGAGCGGGTGAGGGCGGAGCTCGCCGAGGGGGACCTGGTGCGTCGCTACGCGACCGACGACGGCCTGCCCGGCCGGGAGGGGGCCTTCCTCGCCTGCTCGTTCTGGCTGGCCCAGGCGCTGGGCGGGGCCGGCGGGCACCAGGAGGCGAAGCGGCTCTTCGGAGCGGCGGCGGGCCGGGCCAACGACCTCGGTCTGCTGCCCGAGGAGATCGACCCCGGAACCGGGGCCTTCTTGGGCAATTTCCCCCAAGGCCTCAGCCACATCGCCCTGATCCATGCCGCACTGGCGCTCGCAGCAGAAGACAGACACGTCAAGGAGCCGCCTGGTCAGCACGAGCGCCCCGAGGGCGCCCTCGTCGGCGGAGCGGCACCCGGTGAGGGCACGGTAGGACTCCTCGGTCCCCACCAGGGTCGCCCCGCTGGTCCAGATGCCGGAAAGGAACGCCCGTAG